The following coding sequences lie in one Arachis stenosperma cultivar V10309 chromosome 5, arast.V10309.gnm1.PFL2, whole genome shotgun sequence genomic window:
- the LOC130980047 gene encoding eukaryotic translation initiation factor 5-like: MALQNIGAANSDDAFYRYKMPKMITKIEGRGNGIKTNIVNMVDIAKALARPASYTTKYFGCELGAQSKFDEKSGTSHVNGAHDTAKLAGLLENFIKKFVQCYGCGNPETEILITKSQMIQLKCAACGFVSDVDMRDKLTTFILKNPPETKKGSKDKKAMRRAEKERLKEGEMADEEQKKIKKEVKKKGSSTVKDGSTKPSTKKKASASDDDHVSPTHSQVDEKEDASQEDDDDDIQWQTDTSLEAARQRIQEQLSAVTADMVMLSTNEPEKNGKTATKASNGSQNGDSPNYSTLVEVKAILNKGVGAKDLQSHLAALPASAQDKTNALFEALFEGIEKGFGKEVIKKKSYLAAAVSMEEGSQLLLLGAIEAFCMKSTSSALKEVALILKALYDADVLEEENVLQWYQVGTKGDNKDSKIWKNAKPFIDWLQSAESESEEE, from the coding sequence ATGGCCTTACAGAACATTGGTGCTGCAAACAGTGATGATGCCTTCTATAGGTATAAGATGCCCAAAATGATTACCAAAATCGAGGGTAGAGGGAATGGCATCAAGACAAATATTGTCAATATGGTTGATATTGCCAAGGCATTGGCAAGGCCAGCCTCTTACACAACCAAGTACTTTGGGTGTGAACTTGGAGCTCAGTCAAAGTTTGATGAGAAATCTGGTACTTCTCATGTTAATGGAGCGCACGACACTGCAAAACTTGCTGGCCTTCTTGAGAACTTCATCAAGAAATTTGTTCAATGTTATGGTTGTGGAAACCCCGAAACGGAGATATTGATTACCAAGAGCCAAATGATCCAGCTGAAATGTGCTGCCTGTGGTTTTGTGTCGGATGTGGATATGAGGGACAAGCTGACTACGTTTATTTTGAAGAACCCTCCGGAAACAAAGAAAGGATCCAAAGACAAGAAGGCCATGAGAAGAGCTGAGAAGGAGAGATTGAAGGAAGGTGAGATGGCTGATGAGGAGCAGAAGAAAATCAAAAAGGAGGTTAAGAAGAAAGGCTCATCTACCGTGAAGGATGGCTCTACAAAGCCATCCACTAAGAAGAAAGCAAGTGCCTCCGACGATGACCATGTATCTCCTACTCACAGTCAAGTGGATGAGAAAGAAGATGCTTCTCaggaagatgatgatgatgacatCCAATGGCAAACAGATACATCACTAGAGGCTGCTCGCCAACGCATTCAAGAACAGCTAAGTGCTGTAACAGCTGATATGGTCATGCTCTCCACAAATGAGCCGGAGAAGAATGGAAAAACAGCAACCAAGGCAAGCAATGGTTCTCAAAATGGTGACTCACCTAACTATAGTACACTTGTTGAAGTGAAGGCAATTCTGAATAAAGGTGTTGGGGCAAAGGATTTGCAGTCTCATCTGGCAGCACTTCCTGCATCTGCTCAAGACAAGACAAATGCTCTATTTGAGGCCTTATTTGAGGGCATCGAGAAAGGATTTGGAAAGGAAGTGATCAAGAAGAAGAGTTACCTTGCCGCTGCAGTCTCTATGGAGGAAGGATCACAGTTACTGTTGCTTGGTGCAATTGAGGCTTTCTGTATGAAGTCTACTTCCAGTGCTCTGAAGGAAGTTGCCCTTATTTTGAAGGCTCTGTATGATGCTGATGTACTGGAGGAAGAGAACGTATTGCAGTGGTATCAAGTTGGGACGAAGGGCGATAACAAGGACTCTAAGATATGGAAGAATGCCAAACCCTTCATTGATTGGCTTCAAAGTGCGGAATCAGAGTCAGAGGAAGAATGA